CTGGTAGCGATAATGCACCTTTCTAGACAAGAGAATATCTttcaaaagtgtttttttcttttttaattcagatttctcagtttaaatttatttgctttttactgtataagtaaataattttattttaatttaagtaatttaaaaacttaactttTGAACGAGCGAATACACCCACCTAATTTTCGGTGTGACCGTTGGAACTTAAATACACGCATAATCGCTATAGTTTATCGATAAGTCCGGTGACGCTTTCTCACATCCCTAGCTCACTGACACATTCACATTGTTTTACGATTCGGTGCCGAAACAAATACGagtatttcaaatatttcctaAAATAAACGGACCTTTGGGCACCACGCGCAATATTCATAAGTGAGCCGGAGCAGCGGAGCTTGCTACGCAACGGGATAGACGTGTATTTAGCAGGAGAACGAGAGAAGCCAAGGACTTTGCGGCATGCCACTGCCCACGAGCTCATTTTCCCAGCAGGGACCGTCGTGCTTCGATAAGATGAAGACGGGCTTCATCATCGGATTCTGTGTGGGAATGGCCAGCGGAGCGGTCTTCGGGGGCTTCTCGGCACTCAGGTGAGTTGGACTTTGCACCCGGCTGCTCTGTTTGCCACTTCTCCAATGGAGTGACGCAAGTGGAGGCCGGCAATTATGTAATTACACCGGCTAACTAATGAACCCAATAAAAATCTTCCTCAGATACGGGCTACGTGGACGGGAGCTGATCAACAATGTGGGCAAGACCATGGTCCAGGGTGGCGGAACCTTCGGCACTTTCATGGCCATTGGCACAGGGATTCGCTGCTGATCCTGCTGGCATTTGACTAGAGTTACTGAACACCAACCTTAAGCCCTACTCCAATCTTGTTTAAATTACGTTAAGTTATTGCAATAGAGATGTTAATGAGATACGAGATGGGTTTGTTTGTCTACCACTCACCAGCCACGTCCACCCGCAGTCCATCCAGAGGATGCGTCTTGGCGAACTCGATCTTCTCGCCAAAGGACAAGTGATTGATGGTGTGTGATAGCTTCACGCTGCTGAACTGGAAGTCGTGGATGTGGAACTGCCGGATGGAGAAGCTCTTGCCGGGCGCAAAGTGGAAGCTGCCGGCCATGCGGTTCACCTCCAGGTGGCCCTGGATGCGGCAGCCCTCCTTAAAGGCGTCCTCGTCGCTGCGCTTGTACTTCCCCTTGCATTGCTCGATTTTGTCCACTGCCACGTTCCACTTGCGCAGCCGGTAGGCGTCCAGCACTTCCTCACACGTGTTGCAGCAGCTTGATGGGATTTTTGGTAGGATTAAAAAGGGGTAGTCAAATGGGTAAACCCTAAAACTAGAGCTTGATCCTGATTTAGATTATTTTGATGACTGAGTAAAATACTTCTGCCGAAGTTTTGGTGAAGTTATTCCTtcattgttattaatttatccTTCAACAACTAGCTTTCAAGCTTAACTTTATATATGGTCAATATATTCCACGGCACgttaatttcaaaaatatattttgagttGTGCCAGGTAGTAACAATGATACCATTCTAACAGCTCTTTACGTTTAAATTGGTTTCATCACATTTTAATACAGAAATTACAGAAATCACagctaaaaaataatgaaaattctAGTTTATAAAACTTGAAAGCGATACAATCAGAAAGTGGAAGAATTTAGCTTTACAATATTACTAATTAAATGCCCATGTATTGAAGTTTAAAAGAATATAccttctatttaaaattagtatttGCAAACAAAGCTTTCTGATCGTAGTAATGGAAAAAAGACAGACACGGATGTCAGGGAAAGGTTAAAGGTATCTAAGTTACTAATATTGGTCCCTGATATATAGCTTACTGGGTGGCGTTGTGCTCTGCTCCGTAGCAGCTGCCGCAGGTCACGTTCTTGTTGGGCGGCGAGACGGCCACAATTTCCTTGATGGGCGTCTCCTTCAGGGGCTCCCCCTTGAGATCCAAACGGTGCTTAAAGACATCATGGTCCACCCTTAGGTGGGTGTCCCCCGACGAGTCCATCGCGTCCAGGGAGATGTAGTTGCAGGCGAGATTGTGGAGCGTTACATCCAGGTTGATTCTCAacttgtgacccctcgttgtGTCGACGAAGAGTTCCTCGTTCAAGGTGGGCTGCATGTAGCTCAGGAACTCGAGGAATATCAGGAGACTTATGATGCTGGTGCTGATTATCGTAACTGAAAATCGTGAAAAGCCGGTTGTTTGGGTTTCTTATCGCCACAATAAGTGTTACACCTGCACCCACCTGCGGCGCCGCCCACAGTGCGGACGCTGAAATCATCCAAGGTGCGTGGATAGGCGTCCAGGCGACGCAGCACGTCGGCGAACTTCATATTACTCAAAAGACCCACAGAAAACAAGAATCGGAGacgtaaacaataaaaattacatatttttcgCAACGGCAGGTGACGTGTGCGATTGACGTTGCCAGATGTCTGCAATTGTTCAGTCAAACAGATGCTCTCGGCTGTTCGATGAGGGCGGTTGATAACTATCGTTATCGAAAATTATACATGCAATCCGACTTTACTTCTTGTTCTTTTACATGTTTCAATTAcgtacaaattttttatttttggccgatttttatttctaaaataagtTTATCACAACAAAAAACATTGTCATGCCCATTCGTTTGccactaaaaattaaaatgtgagGCATCTTTTATAAACCTCTTTATGAAATTTGACTTATTTATAGGAAATATACATTCTACACAATTTTACGGAAATATTACTTGGATTACATTTACATAAAAGATAAAGTTTTGGGTACATTACACTTTATTGGGATTTTGCTTATTTCATACATATATCGCCTTTCTTTTACAACGTTTGTTAATATATTGTTTCgcaaataatattgtttaacatttttgattttgttgaAACTTTATTTACTTGTCTCTTTGTAAAATTAGTAAACACGCAGggtttgtcaaaaaaaatttttcattagttaAAAGAGCGAGCGAGAAGCACAGTGCTTTCGTAAAAGAAGGGATTAGAAACACTTTAGTacctaaaacaaaaaattgctttaaCATAAAAGTAACTATTGCAAGTGACAAACTggattgaaattttaaaacaataattttgatttcttttttatgattttaacaaaaaattgttttaagaaaagtaaaggtttaaataaatacataaaacttaagttgaatatatataattttaacagAAGaggaagtttgcaacgcagtgaaggagacgtttccgatcccgtaaagtatatatattcttgatcagcgtaactagacgagtcgatctagccatgtccgtctgaccgtccgtttctacgcaaactagtctctcagttttaaagctatcgggctgaaactttcccaaaagtcttctttcttttgcaggtagtatataaatctgaaccagccggatcggacaactatatcttatagctcccataggaactatcggggaaaaaattaaaaaaaaaaagtatatcttcggtgttttttaacatataaccttctcaacttggaaataacattttttaataagttctgaattttgaattaaatattattaaaatcggacgactatatcatatatcatataatatgaaaaaattaataactaaAGTTCTTCATttctataactgcaagggtatacaaacttcggcttaccgaagttaacttcctttcttgtttttatttaacagaAGAGTTAATGTTGAAAAATGTACACATTTTGTAGTCCCCTGTTTCTAAAAATTGCTcaattgggaatttaattgttGCAGTTATGTAGTAGCAAATGTCTTTAAAAAACGCGTTCTTCAccaacaataaaaatacaaattgtaAAATGAAATGATTAGAGGGTACGTTTTCTCACCCATTTTAAGGGTGGTCAcaaaatttattcatatttaaataagacAAAGGAATTGAATCAATGTGAAATTTTGCAACGCATCGTTTCACAGCATTTGTCGTAGGTTGTTTGAAGAAAGGGGTTCTGTGTTCTTTTGGTACTGTGTTCTTCTAATATTTGCTATTGACATTtcactgaaaataaaattttaatttatttttaatttatctcaGGGACCAAAGTTGCTGTTGTATGCTTACCGGAAGGCCATATAAAAACGAGGCGGGTTACGACACTGGAAATGATTTGGGAACAAACGCGGAAAGTTTTTGCATTGGTCTGGAGAAACTGCACCTGACGACTAAAGAAACAACGGTGCCTACTTTAGCACAACTGTTCCCTTAGTCATCAGATGTAACCTCTCCAGATCAATGAAAAATTTTCCGAGTTTATTCTCAATGCACTCCTTGAAATCAGATATTCCACTTCGATCTATAAATACTCCTTTCCTTGgtgtttatatttaaacatgATAAGCAAATTTTTATCACTATGTTTTTAGTCCTATTGCGTTGAAGAACTTATAgggtaaaacaatttttttccgGTGCCTGTCAGGCAAGAAAAAGGCTCCGTGTACTGTGCACCAGCGGCAAATGTGGACTgtagttattttaaatattttttcaatttgaaatgatttttaaatttttatcttGGTTTGCAGAATTACACATACATATGTTTTCTGATTATGCGTAATAAGAACTCGATAGTGAAGTAAAGAAATATTAGGACACTAAAAGAAATCCaagcttaattttaaaaattagtaTAAAGTCGCCTAAAAAgactttatattatttttatacatttaaaatcactttctttatttcattatattatttatttaaatttaaacatttaaatttgcaCTACCGGGCTCGATCCAACCTCAAAGGAAAGTAAATAGTACGATTTACTAATCAACTAAGCATAGTTGGAGTACAAATTGTTGgacaatttataattttatagtttgtttaatatttaaggcacttaaaaaataaaaagtttctttTACTCCGATTTATTGGTATTGTGGTACAgtgtataatatattttcaacttTAAGCTTGAAAACAAGATTTCAAGGAAAAATTTGTGACCCATTTCTTATCAGGACCCTTAAATTCCTGAGAACTGTTTGTATgatattcttaaaattttgCAGCAGATcaaaatatagattttttgGAACTGTCACGAGTAGATTTTTTTGGTGTTGTTTATTATTCTTTATTGGCTTGGCGATAATAAAACCCTCCGTAACTATTAAAGCACGGAAATCGAATTcgaaaatcctttaaaattctttcattttttattagagCCATAGATTCCAGAGCCATATCCTCCATtgattacgcatacgccgcgttggcCCGGCGATAATTAGGGCCTCCCTCGAACCGCCCCTTCCGCTGGCCACGAATAATGTTTAATAGTGTTGTCATGTCTTGGGGCTGTGGTTGCGCATACATTAGGCAGGGCCAGCTCACAACCACCCCAGCCCACTGCTGCCGCTGTGGTCCAGGAGACCGCGtctaattttataatacatGTTAAACAGATGAAAGGTTAATTGAAAGGAACCACAAGTTTCGACAGCCCACGCAGCCAGCGCCTGGCTTTTGGGGGTTGTGACCCCCAGCCCTTCTGCAGCAGCAATAATAGGAGACCGTGGCTTATCCCCGGGGATTCTGGTTGGAGTTAAAAGTTTTCGCTTAAATATAAATCACGAGGTGGCTTGTCGCTTGACTGACTGAAGCCGAAACCCTTGAGGTCCCTGAACCCGAAATCCATGCACGGTCACAAATAATTGTACGTAGGTGTGTAGAACATGCCGCGACTTTGTGTAATTACCAATTAAGCCCAAGTCCCAAAGCTTTCTCATTTTCTTTGCCACTCTCCAGTTTCCTTTGTCTTTCCTCTGCCGACTTGACCTTTTCTGCAATTACCTGGACAAGAAATCTGTAAAATCAGGCAAGGCAGCAGATGACAAAGATTAGCTGGCGGTAATTTTACACTTTTTTACTTTCTAAATTGAAGTAAATGGATTGGGAAGGGTATGGGTAGGGCCCATGGCCCTGGGATCGGGAATACCCATTGAAGATAGAAagaatttaaagatttcacTTCTGGTTTTGTTCTGAATATCTAAATTTAAAGCACGGAGCACCTATAAAcggttttttaaaatcaaatttacacatttatttattctaaaCCCTTACACATTGGTTGAACATTTAGTTTTGTGTATTATCATCATTTATTATGTCACTTActtacttttttttgggtaattattaaattgcttttttaaatatctaaaaaatgtACCCCTCAGATTTTCGGACTCACAAGTTCATAGCCCTCTTATATCTGCCCAACTTGTGGCCTTAGGGCATTGGGGTTTTTGCAATGGCCACTTCCCTCGACCCGCCCCTAACCGCCCCTCTTACCTCCCGCTAATTTGCATTTCTAACCATTTCGCTCTAGCCAATTCGCGTCATTTCTTATTTGAAACAATGAGCCCAACAGCAGCCAGAACAAATAGCGGAGAAGGAGTCATTGTGCGACGGCTTTGCGGCAATAAAAGACTCCGGAGACAAAGGAACCGGGCTGAAAAGAGAGAGCGTGTCAAGAAACTTAGAGCCGGACGGAGAAAGAGGAGAAAGCCAGAAAAGAAGTTGGCGTAAAGCAGCTTAAACAATCAGGACTGCCTAATGGATATTGACACTTTAATGCCCTGGCCACCGACTCAGGCTCCGATTCTGATTTCGAGTCCGCACTGGCAAAAATCGGCACCCCTGGAAGAAATTTAAACACTAAATTAGAGTGTAGGTACAGTGCCACGCAAACCCATATTTACTAAGCCCACCCATTATTCATACTTATCTGTCAAGCAGATCATTGCTCTAATGGGAACTACGGCAATTAGTTTATTAATAGCTATCCGTATACATAACTCAAAACCTATCTCCTTGAACATTAATTTCGATAAATATAGCCTATTTGTAGAAAttcctcaaattttaaaattaaatgaaacaaaacaacaagGATTTATATTTACTAGTTATTTGAAAGAGTCTGAATAGTGCAGATTTTGACACATTAAACACAGGCACTTTACAGTTGAAATTTAACCAATTTGAGGTACTTAAGTTAATGATATTGTAgtgtataattaaaaaacttcatttttgtttcaaagttttttattgagctaataaaaaaatatatgttaaatttaccattaaatattttatttacaaacaaataatatacatttctcccatttttatttatactttaacctcttatattttagatttaaaaaatattaaaatctgcAAAAGCTCGCTACCCATTTCGATAGCACTTTTCTCTGTGCGAATTTCAAATTGGCAATGGAGTGGGGAATCCCCGCGAGAAGGCCGGATCCATCCGTGCAGATGTCCTGCTCTAATTCGGTTCGGCTTTCAGCTTTCCGTGGCacatacacatttttttctgGGCCGCATTCTTCGctttaaacaaaattgcagTGTCGAAATTAATTATAGAGCCGCCGCACCCGGGCcatatttaattaaacgtGGACATTTTAAACTGGGAACAACCGAAACCGAACCGCCCGAGAACGTGGAGCCAAAAGGCGTAATTAATTAGTGGAGACGTGCCAAATAATTGCGGCAGAAGTaactttttcctttttcggGCGACTCCTTTATTATTTCGCTGGTCAAGGAATGTTTCAATTACGTGTATTGCTGATGGGCGATGGCGTTGGGTTGGGTGTTTTGGGGTGGTTTTTGCAGCAGGACTAAACTTTGGTGCCATCGGGCcaggtggaaattaattaaattagcaGGCGTCGTTTTGGAAAAGTGTCGTGCAAGgacttgaaatattttcggcCCTTGCCGGCTTCCTGTCACTCAAACCCGCAGAGGCCCCTTTTTTTCCCTGCGCCCCCcaaaattgccaaaatgtcCCGAAATTTCGCATACATAACCTCCA
This window of the Drosophila biarmipes strain raj3 chromosome 3L, RU_DBia_V1.1, whole genome shotgun sequence genome carries:
- the LOC108030644 gene encoding endoplasmic reticulum-Golgi intermediate compartment protein 3, yielding MKFADVLRRLDAYPRTLDDFSVRTVGGAAVTIISTSIISLLIFLEFLSYMQPTLNEELFVDTTRGHKLRINLDVTLHNLACNYISLDAMDSSGDTHLRVDHDVFKHRLDLKGEPLKETPIKEIVAVSPPNKNVTCGSCYGAEHNATHCCNTCEEVLDAYRLRKWNVAVDKIEQCKGKYKRSDEDAFKEGCRIQGHLEVNRMAGSFHFAPGKSFSIRQFHIHDFQFSSVKLSHTINHLSFGEKIEFAKTHPLDGLRVDVAETKSEMFNYYLKIVPTLYMRGSNYAEPIYTNQFSVTRYRKDLSDRERGMPGIFFSYELSPLMVKYAEKHNSFGHFATNCCSIIGGVFTVAGILAVLLNNSWEAIQRKLEVGKLS
- the LOC108030647 gene encoding reactive oxygen species modulator 1, encoding MPLPTSSFSQQGPSCFDKMKTGFIIGFCVGMASGAVFGGFSALRYGLRGRELINNVGKTMVQGGGTFGTFMAIGTGIRC